The following coding sequences are from one Hydra vulgaris chromosome 04, alternate assembly HydraT2T_AEP window:
- the LOC136079289 gene encoding uncharacterized protein LOC136079289: MSRTFYWALVTRFLQGIFTGTAIVSIVIITHQTNDTNIALAFSILFGAYSLSIIAGPSFAGFLVFPAEQHPKSFKKDGFFGDEYFYLKTPTISLWMASSIFSDLKYLPSCKQKQNVRPVDVVYNENSYLLSGNEYLNISYEENLVKDSISPEMETHSR, from the exons ATGAGTCGTACATTTTATTGGGCTCTAGTAACAAGGTTCTTACAAGGTATTTTCACag GTACTGCCATAGTGTCAATAGTTATTATCACTCATCAGACAAATGATACAAATATAGCACTtgctttttcaatattgtttggAGCGTACAGTTTAAGTATTATTGCTGGGCCAAGTTTTgcag GCTTTTTAGTTTTCCCTGCTGAGCAGCACCCAAAAAGTTTCAAGaaag atggTTTTTTTGGagatgaatatttttatcttaaaactcCAACAATTTCATTGTGGATGGCTTCATCcatattttctgatttaaaatatcttccATCTTGCAAGCA AAAGCAAAATGTGAGACCTGTTGATGTTGTTTACAATGAAAACTCATATCTGTTAAGTGGAAATGAGTATTTGAATATTTCATACGAAGAAAATCTTGTAAAGGACTCAATTTCACCTGAAATGGAAACTCATTCCcgttaa